Below is a window of Desmonostoc muscorum LEGE 12446 DNA.
TTTAATAGCTTCGTGAATCGGTATTTAAGCGATGTTCTGATTCAAGATAAAGATTTGACTAAATTTGTTCAGATTTTATCGGTTTATGGCGGTGCCCTGATTTTGGGAACCTTGTTGCTAGGATTTTCTAAATTTATCAGAAAAAAAATAGCTCTTGATTGGTACGAGTGGCTGAATAATCACATTTTAGAAAAATATTTGAGCAATAGTGCGTATTATAAAATCAACTTTAGATCCGATATTGATAACCCAGATCAACGTCTATCCCAAGAAATCGAACCCATTACCAGGATTGCTCTGAGTTTTTCAGCTACTTGTTTGGAAAAAGTGCTGGAAATGACGACTTTTTTAATCATCCTCTGGTCAATTTCCAAATTTGTCGCAGTTATTCTGATTATTTATACGACTATAGGCAATTGTATTGCTATTTATTTAAGTCAAGAAGTAAATAAGATTAATGAAGAGGAACTCAAATTTGAAGCCGAGTACAGTTATTCTCTGACTCATGTACGAAACCACGCTGAATCTATCGCTTTTTTTCATGGAGAAAACCAAGAATCAAATATAGTTTTGCGAAGATTTAGTAAGGTAGTGAAAAATACTAAACGCAAGATTGATTGGGAGAGAATTCAGGACATTTTTAACAGTGGATATCAGGTTGCTATCCAACTATTTCCGTTTGTAGTATTTGGTCCTTCATTTATTAGAGGTGAAATTGATTTTGGAGAAGTTGGGCAAGCCAGTTTAGCTTGCAATCTGTATGCCACTGCACTAGGAACATTAATAGCTGAATTGGCAACTTCCGGACGATTTTCCAGTTACGTTGAGCGTTTAACTGAGTTATCGGATGTGTTAGAAGCTGTCACCAAGGAACCAGAGAATGTAAGTACTATTAAAACAATAGAAGAAAACCGTCTCGCTTTTGAGAATGTCACCTTACAAACACCGAATTATCAGCAGGTAATCGTCGAAGATTTATCACTTTCTGTTCAACCAGGAGAAGGTTTATTGATTGTCGGGCCTAGTGGTCGAGGTAAAAGTTCTCTCCTGAGAGCGATCGCTGGTTTGTGGAACGCGGGAACCGGTCGTTTGGTACGTCCTCCCCTAGAAGAAATCTTATTTTTGCCCCAACGCCCTTATATAATTTTGGGAACTTTGCGCGAACAGTTACTCTATCCCCAAACAAATCGTAAAATGACGGATGCAGAACTCAAAGAAGTATTGCAACAAGTAAACTTGCAAAACTTACTGAGTCGAGTTGATGACTTTGATGCAGAAGAAGTCCCTTGGGAGAATATATTATCTTTGGGAGAGCAACAACGTCTTGCTTTTGCACGACTGTTAGTTACCCGTCCTAGCTTTACTATATTAGATGAAGCAACGAGTGCTTTAGATTTAAAAAATGAAGGTAATTTATATCAACAGTTACAATCAACGAAAACAACTTTTATCAGTGTTGGACACAGGGAGAGTCTGTTTAATTATCATCAATGGGTTCTAGAACTTTCACAAGATTCTAGTTGGCAACTTGTGACCGTAGAGGATTATCGGCTGCAAAAAGTCCAAGAAATGATTACTAATCCTCCTGTAAACTATCAAATTCCAATAGATGTTTCACCACAGAATCAATCACTGAGTCAACCAGAAACAAGCACTATTTTAGGGCTTTCTCATAAGGAAATGCAGATATTAACAGGTACTTCCATTAGCACTATCAGAAGCAAGGCAAGCCTTGGTAAGCCGATTCAAACTAAGGATGGCTTTACTTATTGCTATAACAAAGACCCCAAGGTTTTGAAATGGATCAGAGTTTAGGGTAGGGTTCTGCTGTTAATATCGCATGAGTTTTGCGAAGCGGTACTAGGTATGGCGATCGCTTAAACTATGCTTCATACCTCCATTCAGCAACGCCAGTAAAGGACTTCCAGAAAATAAATTATCCCAAATTGTTTGTACATTTTTCGGGTAGCACAGCTGTGCTACCCTACGATTGAATGTTTTTTTCCTTGGAAATCCCTAAGTAATATTCCCCCTGATTTAGGGAAACTCGATATAATTCTCGCTAAAGACATTCTTCAATGAATATATTTACAAAAGCCAAGTCAGCTTTTGTAACATAATTTTTACAGTTATTAATTATTATTTATTAAGTGTTTTAAATATTTTAATTAATCGCTTAAGTGTCTTAACTGTCTTAACTGTCCACCAAATTAATCACTTAAGTGTCTTAAGTGTCTTAAGTGTCTTAACTGTCCACTTAATTAATCTCTTAACTGTTTTAACTGTCCATTTATTCTTGTTTTACCTGCTATTGCATTTTCTTGATAAAACTGAGATTATTTGAAAGCTTAGGCTAAAGTCTTAGTTTCAAGAATAAGCTAATTTAATCAGAAAATTTATTAAACAGAATTCAGTTGGGTATTGTGACCAAAAAAGCGTCTGAATAACTGGGTTTAAGACCCCCACCAAATTTCAAATTTGGTGGTCAATAAGACAGTAGCGGGTCTGAATGCCCCACGCTCAAGAATTCTGAATTCTGTATTCTGCATTCTTCTTCAACTCTGACTTTAAATAAATATCCTTTAATCAGGAGTACTTATAGTATTACAAAAGTAATATAATTTGTTAATCAATTAACGAAATGTTAATTTCATCAAAAAAAACAAAGAAAAATTTTAATGTAATTAAAATTTTATTCTCTAAATCAGTTAAAATAAAGTGGTTTATTTAAAAGCCATTGAGTGTTAAAGAGATTTTGACTCTCTATTCACCTATTAACTAAATAATCATAATTAAACTCTGAGCAGAGTAAATGTTTGGGATACCATCAATACTTGATTAAAGATTATAAAATAATTATGACGGTATCAAAAAAGCTCTAGTATAATTTGTTAATTACAATAATGATAAGTCAGAGCCATTTTCTTTCTACTGGAGAAAAAATAGGAAAAATGTAGCTCCAGTGACTTGCTGAATCATTAAAAATTTTCCCCCATTATTTTAGTTGTTTATTATTAATATTTTTTCCACATCCTCTAACCACTTATGACACTTAACTTATCTCAAATTGGTGTTCAAATGTCCAGCCTAACAGGTGTTAGAGGGATGATGAAAGACGTTCAAGAAACACTACAAAGCAAGCAAGGACAAGAATTTCTGGTTTTGAGTGCTGGAAATCCCTTGCTTTTGCCAAAAGTTGAGCAGATGTGGCGGGAATGTGACGCAGAACTTTTAGCTAGTTGTGAATATGGTGAAGTAGTTTGTCGTTATGGTTCAAGTCAGGGTTACGTCCCATTTATTCAAGCGATCGCTGCATATTTTAATCGTCGGTATGGACTTTCATTAAGTGAACGCAACATTTTAATTACTCCTGGAAGTCAAATGTTGTATTTTTATGCTGCTAATGCTTTTGGCGGCTACACAAGGGACAAAGAATTAAAGCAAATTGTCTTACCATTGAGTCCTGAATATACAGGTTATGGTGGAATTAGTTTAGCGCCAGAGGCCTTAGTTTCCTATAAACCAACATTAGATATTGATAGCTCTTCTCACAGATTCAAATATCACCCGGACTTCAACAACCTAGTGATTACAGAAAACACTGGTTGCATCATCTTCTCTCGTCCTTGTAACCCTACAGGCAATATTTTATCCAACGATGAAATCAAAAAAATTGTGGCTCTTGCGAGACCATATAATATTCCCGTATTCATAGATTCTGCCTATGGACCACCCTTTCCAGCATTAAATTTTCAGGATATGATACCCGTGTTTGGAGAGAACATAGTACATTGTATGAGCTTTTCCAAAGCGGGTTTGCCAGGAGAGCGAATTGGCGTTGCTATTGGCGACTATAAAATCATTGAAGTTCTAGAATCTTTTCAGACAAATTTATGTATACACCCTTCTCATTATGGGCAAGCGATCGCTGCTCGTGCTATCAACTCTGGTGCCCTTGAATTCGTATCTCAAGAAGTCATCAGACCCTTTTACAAAAATAAGTTTTCTGTCCTCGAAGCCAAACTCGACCAAGTGATGCCCAAAGATTTACCTTGGTTTCTACATCGGTGCGAGGGAGCAATTTATGGTTGGTTGTGGTTCAAAAATTTACCGATCAGTGATTGGGATTTATATGAAAAACTCAAGCATGTGGGTGTAATTGTTGTACCTGGTAGGTTTTTCTTCCCTGGTTTAGAAAAAGACTGGTCACACCAGTATCAATGTATACGTATTAGCCTGACAGCCAGCGATCAAGACATCGAAACTGGTATAGAACGTTTAGCAGAGGTCGTTCAAAATGTTTATCAATCAGCAGTAGTTCCTAGTATTTAGAACTTATCTATTAGGAATTGAAGACTTATGGCTGATGCCAAAATGTGGAGAGATTTTAACTGCAAACCTGGTTTAATCAAACTTTCTTAATTACGGGTTACGAATTATCTTATTTGGAGATGGAGATATGGTAACAAACAACGTATATACCCAATCAGTTCTGACATTTGATGGTCAAGATGATTACATAAGTTTTGGCAGAAAGGATATTGATGGAGTTTTTGCAGAGGGGAGTTCAGCCTTTACAATTTCGGGATGGATCAATCCTCATCAACTCACAAATAAAGCCAGTAGTTACGGGACGCGCAATGTTTTTTTTGCTCGTTCTTCAGATCGATACAGTGATAATTTTGAGTTCGGCATCAGTGAAGATGGGAAACTAGATGTATACATCGATGAGAAGGTTGACAATGTTATCAAAACCTTTGGCGATGGAGAATTAACTGTCGGACAATGGCACTTCTTTGCTATTGTTTTCAGCAAAGGTCAACTGACCATATATCTAGATGACCATGAGTATTTTGGCTATTGCACAGGTGACTCTTTAAACAAAGCAACTAGTGCTGTAACTCTTGGTGCCACTTTACACAACAACATATATTTCACAGGACAACTAGCTAACATTAGTGTTTGGAATTACCCCTGTCCCCCGGTAGAAATCCAGAACCATCGCGATCGCCCTCTGGCTGGTAATGAACAAGGATTAGTAGCCTATTGGCCACTAAACGAAGGAGAAGGAACAACCGTCAAAGATCAGACGGTAAATGCCCATAATGGCACCTTACATGGCAATCCCAGTTGGGATTTAGCAGAAATTCCCTTTGGAATTAAGCAATTATCAAATGAGGGCAAAAAACAAGACCAAACAGCAAGTAGTTCCCAGGAGGTAAACCCTGAAGAAATTGTGGTGGTGGAGTTGGTAAGCGAGGCGATCGCAGTTGATGAAACTACGGGTGAAATCGAGTTGCAGGAAGTGTCTGTTGAAGTTGTCTCCATTGTAGAAACTGATGTCTCCACTGAACCGACACCTGTGAATCCCAAAGGAAAAAAAGGGACAAAAAAACAAAGCGAAAAATCTGCGAACATTCAAACTCTCCAGCCAAAAGAGGCGCAAAGCGAAACTACGGAAACCGAAATTGCAGCCATTATTCAACAGCAAGAACAACCCCAAACATTAACTCAGGAAGAATCGCAAAAAACTATGAATACGACACCTAATCCTAAATATAAAATACTCGCTATTGATGGAGGCGGTATTCGGGGCATTATCCCAGCACTGGTACTAGCAGAAATTGAAAAACGTACACAAAAGCCGATTTCTAGTTTATTCGATTTAATTGCCGGTACTTCTAGCGGAGGAATTCTGGCACTCGGATTAACCAAACCCCGATTAAATTTACAAGCACCTGATAGTCCACCGGCTGCTGAATACAGTGCTGAGGAACTCGCGCAAATATATATCGAATATGGGGCTGAGATATTTTATGAGCCATTCTTTGAACAATTACTTGGTCCACTAGAAGATATATTTGTCCAACCCAAATATTCTTCGGACGGAAGAAAAGAAATTTTGAAGCAATATTTTGGAAACAGCCCTCTAGAAAAAAATCTCAAAGAAGTTTTCGTGACTAGCTATGATATTGAACAGCGAATACCTATATTCTTTACAAATAAAATTGAAAAACAACAAACAGAATCCAGGAAGTTTCGCAAATTGTGCTTAGGTTTTACACTCACAGATGCAGCACTAGCAACTAGCGCAACTCCGACTTATTTTGCTCCATATCAGGTTGGTACTTCCGAGAATCCCAACGGCTTCTATAGTTTAGTCGATGGCGGATTAGTTGCTAATAATCCAGCTAATTTGGCTATTTCTGAGGCGCAAATTAGTAGACAGGAACAAAAAGAAATTCTCAATATAAATGATATCTTGTTAGTTTCCTTGGGTACTGGTTCCCTGACAAGTGTCTACCCTTATAAGGATGTTAAAAACTGGGGACTTTTACAATGGGCAAGACCGCTGTTAAATATTGTACTTGATGGTGGTAGTGAAGTAGTTGCCGGACAATTAGAACGGTTATTTCAAGCTAGTAATCAAGGTACTCAAACATCTTATTATCGTTTTCAAACCTTCCTCACAAGCGAACAGGAAGCAATAGATAACATCAAACTAGAAAATATCCGTCAGCTACAAGGATTAGCCGCTCGAATCATTCAAGAAAGAAATCAAGAAATTGATGAGTTGTGTAGTCTGTTAACAACTTAAATTTCACCTTGACTTTTATCAGGAGTGTGTGAAAAATGGAAACTCTGCCGATCAAAATTTACGATGACACCCTGCGAGATGGAGAACAACAAGCAGGGCTTTTCTTCTCTTACTCAACCAAATATGAACTCGCCCATTTAATTGACAAAACAGGAGTTGATGGGTTTGACATCATGCCCTGCGTCTGTGACGAAGAAGCAAAACTCGCTAAAACATTAGTATCAGAGGGATTCGGTAGTCAGATTTTTGCGGCTACCTTAATGAACAAGCAGTTTATTGATTTAGCAAAGGACTGCGGCATCAATCGTATCGTTTTGATCTATGCTCTTTCCGATCGCTTCCTGTTTTTACGAGATCCTCAGATCCGCCTGATGGACGAGTTTAAAGGAAAAACCATTGATGATAATATCCCAACTAACCTGATTGATAAAATTCGCCAAAATGCTATTGATTTAATCGTCGAAAATTTACGCTATGCCACCACAGTGGCTGGACTGAGAGTAGACTTTGCCGCCGAGGATGCCTCAAGAACTGATTTTGACTTTTTAGTGCAATGTATCCGCTCTTTTAGTCCTTATATTGAAAACTTTATCCTCAGTGATACAGTGGGAATTCTCAGTCCAGAAAAGAGCTATATCTGGATTAATGACCTGCTGCAATCCACTACAGGAGTTGCTTTCGGGGTACACTACCACAATGACATGGGTATGGCTCTGGAAAATACTCTCCAGTCGGTTATGGCTGGAGCGACTTTAGTATCGGGCACCTTCGCCGGTATTGGCGAACGAGCCGGAAATGTTGCCATCGAGCAGGTATTGAATGGCTTGCGAGTCCGCTTCGGAATTGAAGTTAAGGGAATTAACTATGATGCTATAGCCCCTGTGACTGATTACATCGAGCAAATGGGGATTCGTCCCGCCCCTCCTTACTCTCGAACTGCTCAACGCCACGAAACAGGTGTGCATGTCAATTCTTTGTTAT
It encodes the following:
- a CDS encoding ABC transporter ATP-binding protein/permease yields the protein MQTQVLRDQTLTNKTSVFSAFNRFWQNIKAIALPYWYPTESGKRAFSDVIRAWGMLALMILLIIAIVGVTAFNSFVNRYLSDVLIQDKDLTKFVQILSVYGGALILGTLLLGFSKFIRKKIALDWYEWLNNHILEKYLSNSAYYKINFRSDIDNPDQRLSQEIEPITRIALSFSATCLEKVLEMTTFLIILWSISKFVAVILIIYTTIGNCIAIYLSQEVNKINEEELKFEAEYSYSLTHVRNHAESIAFFHGENQESNIVLRRFSKVVKNTKRKIDWERIQDIFNSGYQVAIQLFPFVVFGPSFIRGEIDFGEVGQASLACNLYATALGTLIAELATSGRFSSYVERLTELSDVLEAVTKEPENVSTIKTIEENRLAFENVTLQTPNYQQVIVEDLSLSVQPGEGLLIVGPSGRGKSSLLRAIAGLWNAGTGRLVRPPLEEILFLPQRPYIILGTLREQLLYPQTNRKMTDAELKEVLQQVNLQNLLSRVDDFDAEEVPWENILSLGEQQRLAFARLLVTRPSFTILDEATSALDLKNEGNLYQQLQSTKTTFISVGHRESLFNYHQWVLELSQDSSWQLVTVEDYRLQKVQEMITNPPVNYQIPIDVSPQNQSLSQPETSTILGLSHKEMQILTGTSISTIRSKASLGKPIQTKDGFTYCYNKDPKVLKWIRV
- a CDS encoding valine--pyruvate transaminase translates to MTLNLSQIGVQMSSLTGVRGMMKDVQETLQSKQGQEFLVLSAGNPLLLPKVEQMWRECDAELLASCEYGEVVCRYGSSQGYVPFIQAIAAYFNRRYGLSLSERNILITPGSQMLYFYAANAFGGYTRDKELKQIVLPLSPEYTGYGGISLAPEALVSYKPTLDIDSSSHRFKYHPDFNNLVITENTGCIIFSRPCNPTGNILSNDEIKKIVALARPYNIPVFIDSAYGPPFPALNFQDMIPVFGENIVHCMSFSKAGLPGERIGVAIGDYKIIEVLESFQTNLCIHPSHYGQAIAARAINSGALEFVSQEVIRPFYKNKFSVLEAKLDQVMPKDLPWFLHRCEGAIYGWLWFKNLPISDWDLYEKLKHVGVIVVPGRFFFPGLEKDWSHQYQCIRISLTASDQDIETGIERLAEVVQNVYQSAVVPSI
- a CDS encoding patatin-like phospholipase family protein is translated as MVTNNVYTQSVLTFDGQDDYISFGRKDIDGVFAEGSSAFTISGWINPHQLTNKASSYGTRNVFFARSSDRYSDNFEFGISEDGKLDVYIDEKVDNVIKTFGDGELTVGQWHFFAIVFSKGQLTIYLDDHEYFGYCTGDSLNKATSAVTLGATLHNNIYFTGQLANISVWNYPCPPVEIQNHRDRPLAGNEQGLVAYWPLNEGEGTTVKDQTVNAHNGTLHGNPSWDLAEIPFGIKQLSNEGKKQDQTASSSQEVNPEEIVVVELVSEAIAVDETTGEIELQEVSVEVVSIVETDVSTEPTPVNPKGKKGTKKQSEKSANIQTLQPKEAQSETTETEIAAIIQQQEQPQTLTQEESQKTMNTTPNPKYKILAIDGGGIRGIIPALVLAEIEKRTQKPISSLFDLIAGTSSGGILALGLTKPRLNLQAPDSPPAAEYSAEELAQIYIEYGAEIFYEPFFEQLLGPLEDIFVQPKYSSDGRKEILKQYFGNSPLEKNLKEVFVTSYDIEQRIPIFFTNKIEKQQTESRKFRKLCLGFTLTDAALATSATPTYFAPYQVGTSENPNGFYSLVDGGLVANNPANLAISEAQISRQEQKEILNINDILLVSLGTGSLTSVYPYKDVKNWGLLQWARPLLNIVLDGGSEVVAGQLERLFQASNQGTQTSYYRFQTFLTSEQEAIDNIKLENIRQLQGLAARIIQERNQEIDELCSLLTT
- a CDS encoding 2-isopropylmalate synthase, with protein sequence METLPIKIYDDTLRDGEQQAGLFFSYSTKYELAHLIDKTGVDGFDIMPCVCDEEAKLAKTLVSEGFGSQIFAATLMNKQFIDLAKDCGINRIVLIYALSDRFLFLRDPQIRLMDEFKGKTIDDNIPTNLIDKIRQNAIDLIVENLRYATTVAGLRVDFAAEDASRTDFDFLVQCIRSFSPYIENFILSDTVGILSPEKSYIWINDLLQSTTGVAFGVHYHNDMGMALENTLQSVMAGATLVSGTFAGIGERAGNVAIEQVLNGLRVRFGIEVKGINYDAIAPVTDYIEQMGIRPAPPYSRTAQRHETGVHVNSLLSDPKSYAVFPHSAIDVVFGKWSGVSNFQYLFEKQLQNPQPREQYEKMRSTIKSLATEQERYFTANDVLEFWKNGVFK